One genomic window of Muntiacus reevesi chromosome 4, mMunRee1.1, whole genome shotgun sequence includes the following:
- the SYT4 gene encoding synaptotagmin-4 produces the protein MAPISTSREEFDEIPTVVGIFSAFGLVFTVSLFAWICCQRKSSKPSKTPPYKFVHVLKGVDIYPESLNSKKKFGADEKNEVKNKSAVPKNSLHLDLEKRDLNGNFPKTNLKAGSPSDLESVTPKHSSEGGQEVVSPDSLKSSMSLTSDEKQEKLGTLFFSLEYNFERKAFVVNIKEARGLPAMDDQSLTSDPYIKMMILPEKKHKVKTRVLRKTLDPAFDETFTFYGIPYTQIQELALHFTVLSFDRFSRDDVIGEVLIPLAGIELTGGEMLMNREITKRNVRKSSGRGELLISLCYQSTTNTLTVVVLKARHLPKSDVSGLSDPYVKVNLYHAKKRISKKKTHVKKCTPNAVFNELFVFDIPCEGLEEISVEFLVLDSERGSRNEVIGRLVLGAAAEGASGQHWKEICDYPRRQIAKWHALCDG, from the exons ATGAAATCCCCACAGTGGTGGGGATCTTCAGTGCGTTTGGCCTGGTCTTCACCGTCTCTCTGTTTGCATGGATATGCTGTCAGAGAAAGTCATCCAAACCTAGCAAGACTCCTCCATATAAGTTTGTGCATGTGCTAAAGGGAGTTGACATTTACCCTGAAAGCTTGAACAGCAAGAAGAAGTTCGGAGCCgatgagaaaaatgaagtaaaGAATAAATCAGCTGTGCCAAAGAATTCATTGCATCTTGATCTTGAGAAGAGAGATCTAAATGGCAATTTTCCCAAAACAAATCTCAAAGCTGGCAGTCCTTCTGACCTGGAGAGCGTGACCCCAAAACACTCTTCAGAAGGGGGACAAGAGGTAGTTTCCCCCGATAGCTTAAAGTCCAGCATGTCTCTTACTTCTGATGAGAAACAGGAGAAGCTGGGaaccctcttcttctccttagAGTACAACTTTGAGAGGAAAGCGTTTGTGGTAAATATTAAGGAAGCCCGTGGTTTGCCGGCCATGGATGACCAGTCACTGACCTCTGACCCATACATCAAGATGATGATTCTTCCAGAGAAGAAGCATAAAGTAAAAACAAGAGTTCTGAGAAAGACCTTGGACCCAGCCTTCGATGAGACCTTCACATTCTATGGAATACCCTACACCCAGATCCAGGAGCTGGCCTTGCACTTCACAGTCTTGAGTTTTGACAGGTTTTCAAGAGATGATGTCATTGGAGAAGTCCTGATTCCTCTGGCAGGAATTGAATTAACTGGTGGAGAGATGTTAATGAACAGAGAGATTACCAAGAGAAATGTTAGG AAATCTTCAGGACGGGGTGAGTTATTGATCTCTCTCTGCTATCAGTCCACCACAAATACTCTTACTGTGGTTGTTTTAAAAGCTCGGCACCTGCCTAAATCTGATGTGTCTGGACTTTCAG ATCCCTATGTCAAAGTGAACCTGTACCATGCCAAAAAGAGAATCTCTAAAAAGAAGACGCATGTGAAGAAATGCACCCCCAATGCAGTGTTCAATGAACTCTTTGTCTTTGACATTCCTTGTGAGGGTCTAGAAGAGATAAGCGTTGAATTTCTGGTTCTGGATTCTGAAAGGGGATCCCGCAATGAGGTGATTGGGCGGTTGGTCCTGGGAGCAGCGGCGGAAGGGGCCAGTGGACAGCACTGGAAAGAGATCTGTGACTATCCCAGGAGGCAAATCGCCAAGTGGCACGCGCTCTGTGATGGTTAG